The following coding sequences are from one Epilithonimonas vandammei window:
- the kbl gene encoding glycine C-acetyltransferase: MISQKFLENITNELTNIENDGLFKKERIITSQQSAEIEVAGKKLLNFCANNYLGLSNNPQVMKASQDAIESHGYGMSSVRFICGTQDIHKDLEAKISNFLGMEDTILYAACFDANGGVFEPLFSEEDAIISDELNHASIIDGVRLCKSARYRYKNNNMEDLEAQLIAASEKNHRFKIIVTDGVFSMDGIVADLKGVCDLADKYDALVMVDDSHATGFIGKTGRGTHEANDVIGRVDIITSTLGKALGGALGGFTSGKKEIIDMLRQRSRPYLFSNSLAPGIVGAASKVLDMISDDTSLRDKVMENAEYFRKEMKAKGFDIPNGDAAIVPVMLYDAKLAQEMAEKLLAEDIYVIGFFYPVVPKGKARIRVQLSAAHTRDHLDKAIAGFEKVGKELGIIS; encoded by the coding sequence GGGAAAAAACTGTTGAACTTTTGTGCCAACAACTATTTGGGATTATCCAACAATCCGCAAGTGATGAAAGCTTCGCAAGATGCTATCGAATCTCACGGTTATGGGATGTCCTCTGTTCGTTTCATTTGTGGAACTCAGGATATTCATAAAGATTTGGAAGCTAAGATTTCTAATTTCTTAGGAATGGAAGATACAATCCTTTATGCTGCTTGTTTTGATGCGAATGGCGGTGTTTTCGAACCATTATTCTCAGAAGAAGATGCTATCATTTCAGATGAACTGAATCACGCTTCTATTATTGATGGCGTAAGATTGTGTAAATCTGCAAGATACCGCTATAAAAACAATAATATGGAAGATTTGGAAGCTCAATTGATTGCGGCTTCTGAAAAAAATCATAGATTTAAAATCATTGTAACTGACGGTGTTTTCTCAATGGACGGAATTGTTGCTGACCTAAAAGGTGTTTGTGATTTAGCAGATAAATATGATGCTTTGGTAATGGTAGATGATTCTCATGCAACCGGATTTATCGGTAAAACTGGTCGTGGAACGCACGAAGCGAATGACGTTATCGGAAGAGTCGATATCATTACTTCTACTTTAGGAAAAGCTTTGGGCGGTGCTTTAGGCGGATTTACCTCAGGAAAAAAAGAAATCATCGATATGTTGAGACAGCGTTCTCGTCCTTATTTATTTTCCAATTCATTAGCTCCGGGAATTGTGGGCGCGGCTTCCAAAGTTTTGGATATGATTTCTGATGACACTTCTTTGAGAGATAAAGTAATGGAAAATGCAGAATATTTCCGAAAAGAAATGAAAGCTAAAGGTTTTGATATTCCAAATGGCGACGCGGCGATTGTTCCGGTAATGCTTTACGATGCAAAACTAGCGCAGGAAATGGCGGAAAAACTGTTAGCTGAAGATATTTATGTGATTGGATTCTTCTATCCGGTTGTCCCAAAAGGCAAAGCGAGAATCAGAGTTCAGCTCTCTGCGGCGCATACAAGAGACCATTTGGACAAAGCTATTGCAGGCTTTGAAAAAGTAGGGAAGGAGTTAGGAATTATTTCATAA
- the rplS gene encoding 50S ribosomal protein L19 → MDLLKYVQDKYITKKEFPEFKAGDTITVYTEIKEGNKTRTQFFKGTVIQLRGTGLTKTFTIRKMSGDVGVERVFPINMPALQKIEVNRQGKVRRARIYYFRDLRGKKARIKDKAYGGKK, encoded by the coding sequence ATGGATTTATTAAAGTACGTACAAGACAAGTACATTACGAAAAAAGAATTCCCAGAATTCAAAGCCGGTGACACCATCACTGTGTACACAGAAATTAAAGAAGGTAACAAAACTAGAACTCAGTTCTTCAAAGGTACTGTTATCCAATTGAGAGGAACTGGACTTACAAAAACATTTACTATCAGAAAAATGTCTGGTGATGTAGGTGTAGAAAGAGTTTTCCCTATCAACATGCCTGCACTTCAGAAAATTGAAGTTAACAGACAAGGTAAAGTTAGAAGAGCTAGAATCTACTACTTCAGAGACCTTAGAGGTAAGAAAGCTAGAATCAAAGATAAAGCTTACGGAGGTAAGAAATAA
- a CDS encoding FKBP-type peptidyl-prolyl cis-trans isomerase produces MGVADLLLKRKKELAEKNLISGQDYLVENGKRESVTTLPSGLQYEILVETEGPKPTAKSTVKCHYHGTTITSKVFDSSVKRGKPASFPLNRVIKGWTEGLQLMSVGSKFRFTIPPHLAYGQQQVSKEIGPNSTLVFDVELLEIK; encoded by the coding sequence ATGGGTGTAGCGGATTTATTATTGAAAAGAAAAAAGGAACTGGCTGAAAAAAACTTGATAAGTGGTCAGGATTATTTGGTTGAAAACGGAAAAAGAGAAAGCGTAACAACTTTGCCAAGTGGTTTGCAATACGAAATCCTTGTGGAAACTGAAGGTCCAAAACCGACAGCGAAAAGTACTGTAAAATGCCATTATCACGGAACAACCATTACGAGTAAAGTTTTTGACAGCTCGGTAAAACGCGGAAAACCAGCTTCTTTCCCTCTTAATAGAGTTATAAAAGGTTGGACAGAAGGTTTGCAGTTGATGTCTGTAGGAAGTAAATTCAGGTTTACGATTCCGCCACATTTGGCTTATGGTCAGCAGCAAGTGAGCAAAGAAATTGGTCCCAACAGTACTTTGGTTTTTGATGTGGAGCTGCTGGAGATTAAATAA
- a CDS encoding heavy metal translocating P-type ATPase translates to MANCSSGCCGTDDHQEEHSHQHNHDDHDHSHSSSKLGLIISLVIFFSGLILDFWIKADWFTSSVWLRFGWYFVSYILVAFSVFKEAVELAKKLDFFNEFSLMGIATIGAFAIGEFPEGVAVMLFYTIGEMFQESAVNRARNNIKALLDVRPKEATVFRDENWKTIAPSDVKIGEKIQIKVGEKIPLDGILLSEKASLNTSALTGESKPSSIQKSEEVLAGMLNLDQVIEIETTKLFENSSIVRILQMVQDASSRKAKTELFIRRFAKIYTPVVFLLALLVTLVPYLFVENYVFKDWLYRGLVFLVISCPCALVISIPLGYFGGIGAASRNGILFKGSNFIDIISNVTTVVMDKTGTLTKGVFKVQDIVPENISKEDFLSILSSVESHSTHPIAKAISQFHPASKIPDSVEEISGKGIKALVDDKNVLAGNTSLLQSFGIPYPKELDKIVETTVVLAIDNEYKGYITISDEVKDDAELAINNLHKAGVKTMMLSGDKDSLTQSIARKLGIDSAFGGLLPEGKVEKLEALKKNPKEVVAFVGDGINDAPVLALSDVGMAMGGLGSDAAIETADVVIQTDQPSRISTAINIGKATKKVVYQNIALAFGVKIIVLILGAGGLANMWEAVFADVGVALLAILNAVRIQNMKFK, encoded by the coding sequence ATGGCAAATTGTAGTAGCGGCTGTTGCGGAACAGATGACCATCAAGAAGAACATTCTCATCAACATAATCACGACGACCACGACCATTCTCACAGCAGTTCAAAATTAGGATTGATTATAAGTCTCGTTATATTTTTCTCAGGACTTATTTTAGATTTCTGGATTAAAGCAGATTGGTTTACTAGTAGCGTTTGGTTAAGATTTGGATGGTATTTCGTGTCTTATATATTAGTAGCATTTTCAGTTTTCAAAGAAGCAGTTGAGCTGGCAAAGAAATTAGATTTCTTCAATGAGTTTTCTTTGATGGGAATCGCAACAATCGGAGCATTTGCTATCGGCGAATTTCCGGAAGGTGTTGCTGTAATGCTGTTTTATACGATTGGTGAAATGTTTCAGGAATCCGCAGTCAACAGAGCACGGAATAATATCAAAGCATTATTAGATGTTCGTCCAAAAGAAGCCACCGTTTTTCGAGACGAAAATTGGAAAACCATTGCTCCGAGCGATGTCAAAATTGGAGAAAAAATTCAGATAAAAGTGGGAGAGAAGATTCCGTTGGACGGGATTTTATTATCTGAAAAAGCAAGTCTCAATACATCAGCTTTAACAGGGGAAAGTAAACCTTCGTCAATCCAAAAATCGGAAGAAGTTCTTGCCGGAATGTTGAACCTCGACCAAGTCATCGAAATCGAAACAACCAAATTATTCGAAAATAGTTCAATTGTAAGGATTCTTCAAATGGTTCAGGACGCAAGTTCCAGAAAAGCCAAAACCGAATTATTTATCAGAAGATTTGCAAAGATTTATACACCAGTTGTTTTCCTTTTGGCACTTTTGGTAACGCTGGTTCCGTATCTTTTTGTTGAGAATTATGTTTTCAAAGATTGGCTTTACAGAGGTTTGGTTTTTCTCGTAATTTCTTGTCCGTGCGCTTTAGTTATTTCGATTCCTTTAGGATATTTTGGTGGAATTGGCGCTGCTTCCCGGAATGGAATTCTTTTCAAGGGTTCCAATTTTATAGATATCATTTCCAATGTAACAACGGTTGTGATGGATAAAACAGGAACATTGACCAAAGGTGTTTTCAAAGTTCAGGATATTGTTCCGGAAAATATTTCGAAAGAAGATTTTTTATCAATTCTATCTTCTGTTGAAAGCCATTCTACACACCCGATTGCCAAAGCGATTTCTCAGTTTCATCCGGCCAGTAAAATACCGGATTCTGTTGAGGAAATTTCAGGTAAAGGAATCAAAGCTTTAGTTGATGATAAGAATGTTCTTGCCGGCAACACAAGTTTACTACAATCCTTCGGAATTCCATACCCCAAAGAGCTAGATAAAATTGTGGAGACAACAGTTGTTTTAGCCATTGATAACGAATACAAAGGTTACATCACAATTTCCGATGAGGTGAAGGATGATGCTGAGCTTGCGATTAATAATCTTCATAAAGCAGGTGTCAAAACAATGATGCTGAGCGGCGATAAAGATTCATTGACACAAAGTATCGCTAGAAAGCTAGGAATTGATTCTGCATTTGGAGGGCTCCTTCCGGAAGGTAAAGTGGAAAAGCTTGAAGCCCTCAAGAAAAATCCGAAAGAAGTGGTTGCTTTTGTGGGTGATGGGATCAATGATGCACCGGTTTTAGCATTAAGTGATGTGGGAATGGCAATGGGAGGTTTGGGCTCAGATGCGGCAATAGAAACTGCGGATGTCGTGATTCAGACAGATCAACCATCGAGAATTTCTACGGCAATAAATATTGGAAAAGCAACCAAGAAAGTCGTTTATCAAAATATAGCTCTTGCTTTCGGAGTAAAAATTATTGTATTAATATTAGGTGCTGGTGGGCTGGCAAACATGTGGGAAGCTGTTTTTGCAGATGTCGGAGTAGCGTTGCTGGCTATACTAAATGCTGTGAGAATTCAGAATATGAAATTTAAATAA
- a CDS encoding carbohydrate-binding protein, whose amino-acid sequence MDVTGRLYAEDCRFCWTRKTENGEWLQYTLTINLTKEYKMDIRYNNESATSSRVSITDESGEILAQIDLPPTDKEWKTIIAQKINLSKGEKKLRLYFDIGNVNINFFELK is encoded by the coding sequence ATGGATGTTACAGGAAGGTTATATGCTGAAGACTGCCGATTTTGCTGGACCCGGAAAACAGAAAACGGTGAATGGCTCCAATATACGTTGACTATTAACCTAACAAAAGAATATAAAATGGATATTCGATATAATAATGAATCTGCTACAAGTTCCAGAGTCAGCATAACAGATGAGTCAGGAGAAATATTGGCACAAATAGATCTGCCGCCAACAGATAAGGAATGGAAAACGATTATAGCGCAAAAAATTAATCTCTCAAAAGGGGAAAAGAAACTCAGATTATATTTTGATATAGGTAATGTAAACATTAATTTTTTTGAATTGAAATAA
- a CDS encoding DUF5686 family protein — protein sequence MRLYFTFFLFTTTFLFSQSKLKVYSSDNQKPIKGAKVYCNDKLLGHTDENGLLNFTTKCTKVDVEANQFIGDEVVVDKTMEIALDKESSKTRDIEAVTLTNQSDPRALAILDKVFRSFKDNSPNALDSYSYKSYEKMSFDLDQDSINDYSQFIASRKDSLSKLSSRALPTKEKEKKDSIEGEKAMSVFAESKMFLWERATQFLYSKKFGEKINVLDNRISGLQEPIYEMITLRSNRNKVPREVLPENHSLYRYFLTDSITIDGRENYVIRFRQVDYKTPVNRRKYNGYLYIDKATYAIKKIESNSKIKSDGSITSIWIPINNKWFLKSENLKIRMGSSTFSTVAKKNNETTEEKKERLDKVKKFGNYAYMKADYFDFQSPVDLKANQFSGYTMSVKNSDGSLLEDYRTDSLTTREKLTYTKIDSIGKKYKLDQKAKVITGLLRGKIRVGTIDINPLQTKYNRYEGFRLGAGFKLNERFNKYISPDVYLAYGFKDKGFKYGAGVDFRTTLERNSFFRIEYFNDVAASGLFNQNLWNFRMTIMNSGMSIQNDKYYKYEGFRAGYEVDLSNSLTLNVSAKRQKEEAVFDYAYRNRTGSFDNFSSLATIKFSPNSKNIMTPSGKYTFEQNFPEVYLNYEQGFKSLGGELNYSRFDILYTHQFRTILGVTGTRAYGGYFTGDAPVWHQFEMGGLDSSRENSIFSNFNLTTYLGFATMTSGKYFNDKFAGYYFTHRIPWYFKSIGKNTSSFDIVYKGIIGNMKNPEYHQFDYSPLNHLYQEIGLENNNFLSTKFNLGLFYRVGYYNTSKFADNFAIQLKLKVLGF from the coding sequence ATGAGACTCTATTTTACTTTTTTTCTATTTACTACAACTTTTTTGTTTTCTCAAAGTAAACTAAAAGTTTACAGTTCAGACAATCAAAAACCGATCAAAGGAGCAAAGGTTTATTGCAATGATAAACTTCTCGGCCATACTGATGAAAACGGCCTGCTTAATTTTACTACAAAATGCACAAAAGTAGATGTAGAAGCAAATCAGTTTATTGGTGATGAAGTGGTGGTGGATAAAACCATGGAGATTGCATTGGACAAAGAAAGTTCCAAAACAAGAGATATAGAAGCAGTAACGCTTACCAATCAAAGCGATCCGCGAGCTCTGGCTATTCTGGATAAGGTTTTCAGAAGCTTCAAAGACAATTCACCAAATGCGTTGGACTCTTATTCATATAAATCTTATGAAAAAATGTCTTTTGATCTGGATCAAGACAGTATAAATGATTATAGCCAATTTATTGCATCCAGAAAAGATTCGCTTTCGAAATTATCTAGCCGAGCACTTCCAACCAAAGAAAAAGAAAAAAAAGACTCAATAGAAGGTGAAAAGGCAATGAGCGTTTTTGCAGAAAGTAAGATGTTCCTTTGGGAACGCGCCACACAGTTTCTGTATTCAAAAAAATTTGGAGAAAAAATCAATGTACTGGATAACAGGATTTCTGGTTTGCAGGAACCAATTTATGAAATGATAACGCTGAGATCCAACAGAAATAAAGTCCCGCGTGAAGTTTTGCCAGAAAACCACAGCCTCTACAGATATTTCCTCACAGATTCCATCACAATAGACGGACGTGAGAATTATGTCATCAGATTCAGACAGGTAGATTATAAAACACCGGTTAATAGAAGAAAGTACAATGGCTATCTTTATATTGATAAAGCGACTTATGCCATTAAAAAAATTGAAAGTAATAGCAAGATAAAATCAGACGGCAGCATTACTTCTATTTGGATTCCTATCAATAATAAGTGGTTTCTAAAGTCCGAAAACCTTAAAATCAGAATGGGAAGCTCTACATTTAGTACTGTGGCAAAGAAAAATAATGAAACCACTGAGGAAAAAAAAGAGCGTCTGGATAAGGTTAAAAAATTCGGAAACTATGCTTATATGAAAGCCGATTATTTTGACTTTCAGAGTCCTGTAGATCTAAAGGCTAATCAGTTTAGTGGTTACACGATGAGTGTTAAAAATTCGGACGGTTCTCTTTTGGAGGATTATAGAACAGACAGCCTCACGACAAGGGAAAAACTAACCTATACTAAAATCGACTCTATCGGTAAAAAATATAAGTTAGACCAGAAGGCAAAAGTAATTACAGGTTTGCTAAGAGGTAAAATCCGTGTAGGGACGATCGATATCAATCCACTGCAGACCAAATATAACAGATACGAAGGTTTTCGTCTGGGTGCGGGATTCAAACTTAATGAACGGTTTAATAAATATATTTCGCCAGATGTTTACTTGGCTTATGGCTTTAAAGATAAAGGATTCAAGTACGGAGCAGGTGTAGATTTTAGAACAACTTTAGAGCGCAACTCATTCTTCCGCATCGAGTATTTCAATGATGTAGCCGCATCCGGACTTTTTAACCAGAATCTTTGGAATTTCAGAATGACCATTATGAATTCCGGAATGTCTATCCAGAATGATAAATATTATAAGTATGAAGGATTCCGTGCAGGTTATGAAGTGGATCTCAGCAATTCCTTAACGCTTAATGTTTCGGCAAAAAGACAAAAGGAAGAAGCCGTTTTTGATTATGCTTACAGAAACAGAACGGGAAGTTTCGACAATTTTAGTTCGTTGGCGACTATCAAATTTTCTCCAAACAGCAAGAATATAATGACACCGTCTGGAAAATATACCTTTGAACAAAATTTTCCGGAAGTTTATTTGAATTATGAACAAGGTTTCAAAAGTCTGGGCGGGGAGCTGAATTACAGCCGCTTCGACATTCTTTATACTCACCAATTCCGAACAATACTGGGTGTTACTGGGACAAGAGCTTATGGTGGTTACTTCACAGGTGATGCGCCGGTGTGGCATCAGTTCGAGATGGGCGGATTGGATTCCAGCAGGGAAAACAGTATTTTTTCAAACTTTAACCTTACCACATACCTTGGCTTCGCTACGATGACATCGGGAAAGTATTTCAATGATAAATTTGCAGGCTATTATTTTACACACCGTATTCCTTGGTATTTCAAAAGTATTGGAAAAAATACCTCCAGCTTTGATATTGTTTACAAAGGAATCATCGGGAATATGAAAAACCCGGAATATCACCAATTTGATTACAGTCCGCTAAATCATCTTTACCAGGAGATTGGTTTGGAAAATAATAATTTCCTAAGCACCAAGTTCAACCTGGGACTGTTTTATAGAGTTGGCTATTATAATACCAGTAAGTTTGCTGATAATTTTGCGATACAGCTAAAGTTGAAGGTTTTAGGTTTTTAG
- a CDS encoding MGMT family protein, translated as MEELFIQQVYQVVRLIPEGKISTYGAIAKAVGYPNHSRQVGHAMGVCPKDVPAHRVISSSGKLSVPSFRERLEKENVVVQDNWKIKDFKKLFWDPLNEI; from the coding sequence GTGGAAGAGTTATTCATACAGCAAGTTTATCAGGTCGTCAGGCTTATACCGGAAGGCAAAATTTCCACTTACGGCGCTATTGCAAAAGCTGTAGGCTATCCAAATCATTCCCGGCAGGTCGGACACGCGATGGGCGTTTGTCCGAAGGATGTTCCTGCACATCGTGTCATCAGTAGCTCTGGAAAACTATCCGTTCCATCGTTTCGGGAAAGGCTCGAAAAAGAAAATGTAGTGGTGCAGGACAACTGGAAAATCAAAGATTTTAAAAAACTCTTTTGGGATCCATTGAACGAGATTTAA